The Dermacentor variabilis isolate Ectoservices chromosome 4, ASM5094787v1, whole genome shotgun sequence genome contains the following window.
CTTATGGCTGCCATAGCTCGTTTGCCTCTTTAATCAACGAATTGGCAATGTTCACACACGACCACAACATGGTTCTGTAAATGTGTTCATGTGGCTATTTCATTCAGATAAAATGAGAAGCTAGCAAACGGCCGTTGACACCTTTCCGCACCTGTCACTAGGGCGGTCCGAGAAATGAACACGGCACGACGATGAGAACGCACATCCGTTTTCTTCAAGGGACGCATTTTGGGCCGATAACTTTCGGCGATATTTTCCCTTTCTCCTGATGTAGTGCTcagccagccaatcagcgcgcattGAAAGTGACCGTCCGGGAATACGTCCCTAGGTTCACACGTGGCCACCCACAGCGATACGCAATGAATGGAGAGTTTGATGTATGTCACTGTTCTTTTCTGCCAGCACGATAGCTTCAAAATACGTTAGTTGTGCGGCGCCTCACAGCGGTTGAACAACGTCGCGGTGACACCGGTGCCGCTTGATTtttcaaaacgaataaaattCTCGCGGAACGACGGCGCACGCTTGCACATCCGCGTCTCACGTGGCGGGCCGCGTCAGCCGACAGTCCGCCACGAGAGAAGCGTCTGCCGcggacacaaaaaagaaagcgagggggGCGGCGGCCTTCCCGAAAGTCAATAATACCGTCTGCTCCACTTTACTGCACGCCAAACTTCGTTACTCGCACGGGAATAAGGCCTAAAGACGGCAATATTATTGAGAAAGTACGGCTTTCAGAAGAGCCTTACCTGAACAAACGCCGAGACGACACTAGAGAAATAAAATACAGCGCTGCTAGCGACAAGTATGGGCTACTTCTATATTTTTTGTTTCCACGAACGCGACGCTTAGAACACAATGCGGGCGTGACCAACATGTATATCAATAAGTTTAATCGAAGTGCCACAGTACCTGCAAACTTTTCGGCAGGATGTCATTCTTTCTCATGGAGTTGATATTTAACCTCAGACGCGCGTATTCTTTGACCGTTCTTCTCCTCTTGGCGTCTCGAGCCATTCGCCAGTCGGTGTACATGTTCCGAGAGGGCATTAAGGTCCCCAGCGGCGTGGCATTCTGCAAAGCGTAGCAAGGGTATCATTAACTTCACGTGCGTGGCTGCAAGAAAAAGCGTACAAGTGCGTTGCACGCAGTTTAAACGAGAATAAGAGCTGTTAGATCGTGCATGTCCCATGACGGGAGCGCAATAAAACACTTGCGACAGATTTTGAAAGAAAATTTAATCGTGAGAAGCAAGTCGAACTCTCAAGACGCATCTTCCGACGCGCTCATAAGCGGCGATAGGGCTGAGCCACATGGCGTACGACTCGGGAGAGGTGTCAAGCAAAGAGTGAACGTCAAACTGAACAAATATGGAACTTGCCTGGCTTGGAAACTTTGCGCCTAACATATATTTAACGGTATTGACGACTTTATTCATTGCCATATTGAGAAGAAACTGGGCGCCGGATCAATAAATGAACGACATGTACGCCGCCATCACATGTGCAAAACCTAAGTCCGCAGACAAATAATACAAACTAAACACAAACGTAATTTTTATTAAATACATAATAAAATgtcttataatttttttattataaaaATATAAAGGTTATAACGaaacaaaaagttttaagatgttTTAATGACGTCATATGCAAGTCGATATATAGCACGTGACCCTTCGCCGTCATTCCTCTTCGTTCTTCGTCGGTTGTGTTGGTGAGTTGCGGCTGGTTTTCATCCGCATGATTTTGCGCTCGCAAGTGTCATCCGTAAGAAATATTGTGGAGATTTTGTACTCTGATGGCTTCTGTTACGTTCTTTAGCAGTATTTTAACCTATGTGGTGTATTTTATAGCATCTAAAGACTTCACAGTTCACGG
Protein-coding sequences here:
- the mRpS14 gene encoding mitochondrial ribosomal protein S14, with the protein product MAMNKVVNTVKYMLGAKFPSQNATPLGTLMPSRNMYTDWRMARDAKRRRTVKEYARLRLNINSMRKNDILPKSLQEIADKEIAALPLNSCYTRFHGRCVITSRARGFVRPWRVSRMMFRHLADYNYLSGVQRAMW